Proteins from a single region of Callithrix jacchus isolate 240 chromosome 12, calJac240_pri, whole genome shotgun sequence:
- the MAZ gene encoding myc-associated zinc finger protein isoform X3: MDPSNWSSFIFQGHAQNPLQVGAELQSRFFASQGCAQSPFQAAPAPPPTPQAPAAEPLQVDLLPVLAAAQESAAAAAAAAAAAAAVAAAPPAPAAASTVDTAALKQPPAPPPPPPPVSAPAAEAAPPASAATIAAAAAATAVVAPTSTVAVAPVASALEKKTKSKGPYICALCAKEFKNGYNLRRHEAIHTGAKAGRVPSGAMKMPTMVPLSLLSVPQLSGAGGGGGEAGAGGGAAAVAAGGVVTTTASGKRIRKNHACEMCGKAFRDVYHLNRHKLSHSDEKPYQCPVCQQRFKRKDRMSYHVRSHDGAVHKPYNCSHCGKSFSRPDHLNSHVRQVHSTERPFKCEKCEAAFATKDRLRAHTVRHEEKVPCHVCGKMLSSAYISDHMKVHSQGPHHVCELCNKGFTTAAYLRIHAVKDHGLQAPRADRILCKLCSVHCKTPAQLAGHMQTHLGGAAPPVPGDAPQPQPTC, encoded by the exons ATGGATCCCAGCAACTGGAGCAGCTTCATCTTCCAG GGTCACGCCCAGAACCCCCTGCAGGTCGGGGCTGAGCTCCAGTCCCGCTTCTTTGCCTCCCAGGGCTGCGCCCAGAGTCCATTCCAG GCCGCACCGGCGCCCCCGCCCACGCCCCAGGCCCCGGCGGCCGAGCCCCTCCAGGTGGACTTGCTCCCCGTGCTCGCTGCTGCCCAGGAGTCCGCCGCGGCCGctgcggccgccgccgccgctgctgctgccGTCGCTGCCGCGCCCCCGGCTCCGGCCGCCGCCTCCACGGTGGACACAGCGGCCCTGAAACAGCCCCCGGCGCCCCCTCCGCCACCCCCACCCGTGTCGGCGCCTGCGGCCGAGGCCGCGCCCCCCGCCTCCGCCGCCACCAtcgccgcggcggcggcggccaccGCCGTCGTAGCCCCAACATCGACGGTTGCCGTGGCCCCAGTCGCTTCTGCCTTGGAGAAGAAGACAAAGAGCAAGGGGCCCTACATCTGCGCTCTCTGCgccaaggagttcaagaacgGCTACAACCTCCGGAGGCACGAAGCCATCCACACGGGAGCCAAGGCCGGCCGGGTCCCCTCGGGTGCTATGAAGATGCCCACTATGGTGCCCCTGAGTCTCCTGAGCGTACCCCAGCTGAGCGGAGCCggcgggggagggggagaagcGGGTGCCGGCGGCGGCGCGGCCGCAGTGGCTGCTGGTGGCGTGGTGACCACGACCGCCTCGGGGAAGCGCATCCGGAAGAACCACGCCTGCGAGATGTGCGGCAAGGCCTTCCGCGATGTCTACCACCTGAACCGACACAAGCTGTCGCACTCGGACGAGAAGCCCTACCAGTGCCCGGTGTGCCAACAGCGCTTCAAGCGCAAGGACCGCATGAGCTACCACGTGCGCTCACATGACGGCGCTGTACACAAGCCCTACAACTGCTCCCACTGTGGCAAGAGCTTCTCCCG GCCGGATCACCTCAACAGTCACGTCAGACAAGTGCACTCAACAGAACGGCCGTTCAAATGTGAG aAATGTGAGGCAGCTTTCGCCACGAAGGATCGGCTGCGGGCGCACACAGTACGACACGAGGAGAAGGTGCCATGTCACGTGTGTGGGAAGATGCTGAGTTCGGCTTATATTTCGGACCACATGAAGGTGCACAGCCAGGGCCCTCACCATGTCTGTGAGCTCTGCAACAAAG GCTTCACCACGGCAGCATACCTGCGCATCCACGCGGTGAAGGACCACGGGCTCCAGGCCCCGCGGGCTGACCGCATCCTGTGCAAGCTGTGCAGCGTGCACTGCAAGACCCCTGCCCAGCTGGCCGGCCACATGCAGACCCATCTGGGGGGGGCCGCCCCCCCTGTCCCAGGAGACGCCCCCCAGCCACAGCCCACCTGCTGA
- the MAZ gene encoding myc-associated zinc finger protein isoform X4, with protein MDPSNWSSFIFQGHAQNPLQVGAELQSRFFASQGCAQSPFQAAPAPPPTPQAPAAEPLQVDLLPVLAAAQESAAAAAAAAAAAAAVAAAPPAPAAASTVDTAALKQPPAPPPPPPPVSAPAAEAAPPASAATIAAAAAATAVVAPTSTVAVAPVASALEKKTKSKGPYICALCAKEFKNGYNLRRHEAIHTGAKAGRVPSGAMKMPTMVPLSLLSVPQLSGAGGGGGEAGAGGGAAAVAAGGVVTTTASGKRIRKNHACEMCGKAFRDVYHLNRHKLSHSDEKPYQCPVCQQRFKRKDRMSYHVRSHDGAVHKPYNCSHCGKSFSRPDHLNSHVRQVHSTERPFKCEKCEAAFATKDRLRAHTVRHEEKVPCHVCGKMLSSAYISDHMKVHSQGPHHVCELCNKGTGEVCPMAAAAAAAAAAAAAAAAVAAPPTAVGSLSGAEGVPVSSQPLPSQPW; from the exons ATGGATCCCAGCAACTGGAGCAGCTTCATCTTCCAG GGTCACGCCCAGAACCCCCTGCAGGTCGGGGCTGAGCTCCAGTCCCGCTTCTTTGCCTCCCAGGGCTGCGCCCAGAGTCCATTCCAG GCCGCACCGGCGCCCCCGCCCACGCCCCAGGCCCCGGCGGCCGAGCCCCTCCAGGTGGACTTGCTCCCCGTGCTCGCTGCTGCCCAGGAGTCCGCCGCGGCCGctgcggccgccgccgccgctgctgctgccGTCGCTGCCGCGCCCCCGGCTCCGGCCGCCGCCTCCACGGTGGACACAGCGGCCCTGAAACAGCCCCCGGCGCCCCCTCCGCCACCCCCACCCGTGTCGGCGCCTGCGGCCGAGGCCGCGCCCCCCGCCTCCGCCGCCACCAtcgccgcggcggcggcggccaccGCCGTCGTAGCCCCAACATCGACGGTTGCCGTGGCCCCAGTCGCTTCTGCCTTGGAGAAGAAGACAAAGAGCAAGGGGCCCTACATCTGCGCTCTCTGCgccaaggagttcaagaacgGCTACAACCTCCGGAGGCACGAAGCCATCCACACGGGAGCCAAGGCCGGCCGGGTCCCCTCGGGTGCTATGAAGATGCCCACTATGGTGCCCCTGAGTCTCCTGAGCGTACCCCAGCTGAGCGGAGCCggcgggggagggggagaagcGGGTGCCGGCGGCGGCGCGGCCGCAGTGGCTGCTGGTGGCGTGGTGACCACGACCGCCTCGGGGAAGCGCATCCGGAAGAACCACGCCTGCGAGATGTGCGGCAAGGCCTTCCGCGATGTCTACCACCTGAACCGACACAAGCTGTCGCACTCGGACGAGAAGCCCTACCAGTGCCCGGTGTGCCAACAGCGCTTCAAGCGCAAGGACCGCATGAGCTACCACGTGCGCTCACATGACGGCGCTGTACACAAGCCCTACAACTGCTCCCACTGTGGCAAGAGCTTCTCCCG GCCGGATCACCTCAACAGTCACGTCAGACAAGTGCACTCAACAGAACGGCCGTTCAAATGTGAG aAATGTGAGGCAGCTTTCGCCACGAAGGATCGGCTGCGGGCGCACACAGTACGACACGAGGAGAAGGTGCCATGTCACGTGTGTGGGAAGATGCTGAGTTCGGCTTATATTTCGGACCACATGAAGGTGCACAGCCAGGGCCCTCACCATGTCTGTGAGCTCTGCAACAAAG GTACTGGTGAGGTTTGTCCAatggcggcggcagcagcagcggcggcagcggcggcagcTGCGGCAGCGGCAGTAGCAGCTCCTCCCACAGCTGTGGGCTCCCTCTCGGGGGCAGAGGGGGTGCCTGTGAGCTCTCAGCCACTTCCCTCCCAGCCCTGGTGA
- the MAZ gene encoding myc-associated zinc finger protein isoform X2, producing MFPVFPCTLLAPPFPVLGLDSRGVGGLMNSFPPPQGHAQNPLQVGAELQSRFFASQGCAQSPFQAAPAPPPTPQAPAAEPLQVDLLPVLAAAQESAAAAAAAAAAAAAVAAAPPAPAAASTVDTAALKQPPAPPPPPPPVSAPAAEAAPPASAATIAAAAAATAVVAPTSTVAVAPVASALEKKTKSKGPYICALCAKEFKNGYNLRRHEAIHTGAKAGRVPSGAMKMPTMVPLSLLSVPQLSGAGGGGGEAGAGGGAAAVAAGGVVTTTASGKRIRKNHACEMCGKAFRDVYHLNRHKLSHSDEKPYQCPVCQQRFKRKDRMSYHVRSHDGAVHKPYNCSHCGKSFSRPDHLNSHVRQVHSTERPFKCEKCEAAFATKDRLRAHTVRHEEKVPCHVCGKMLSSAYISDHMKVHSQGPHHVCELCNKGTGEVCPMAAAAAAAAAAAAAAAAVAAPPTAVGSLSGAEGVPVSSQPLPSQPW from the exons ATGTTCCCGGTGTTCCCTTGCACGCTGCTGGCCCCCCCCTTCCCCGTGCTGGGCCTGGACTCCCGGGGGGTGGGCGGCCTCATGAACTCCTTCCCGCCACCTCAGGGTCACGCCCAGAACCCCCTGCAGGTCGGGGCTGAGCTCCAGTCCCGCTTCTTTGCCTCCCAGGGCTGCGCCCAGAGTCCATTCCAG GCCGCACCGGCGCCCCCGCCCACGCCCCAGGCCCCGGCGGCCGAGCCCCTCCAGGTGGACTTGCTCCCCGTGCTCGCTGCTGCCCAGGAGTCCGCCGCGGCCGctgcggccgccgccgccgctgctgctgccGTCGCTGCCGCGCCCCCGGCTCCGGCCGCCGCCTCCACGGTGGACACAGCGGCCCTGAAACAGCCCCCGGCGCCCCCTCCGCCACCCCCACCCGTGTCGGCGCCTGCGGCCGAGGCCGCGCCCCCCGCCTCCGCCGCCACCAtcgccgcggcggcggcggccaccGCCGTCGTAGCCCCAACATCGACGGTTGCCGTGGCCCCAGTCGCTTCTGCCTTGGAGAAGAAGACAAAGAGCAAGGGGCCCTACATCTGCGCTCTCTGCgccaaggagttcaagaacgGCTACAACCTCCGGAGGCACGAAGCCATCCACACGGGAGCCAAGGCCGGCCGGGTCCCCTCGGGTGCTATGAAGATGCCCACTATGGTGCCCCTGAGTCTCCTGAGCGTACCCCAGCTGAGCGGAGCCggcgggggagggggagaagcGGGTGCCGGCGGCGGCGCGGCCGCAGTGGCTGCTGGTGGCGTGGTGACCACGACCGCCTCGGGGAAGCGCATCCGGAAGAACCACGCCTGCGAGATGTGCGGCAAGGCCTTCCGCGATGTCTACCACCTGAACCGACACAAGCTGTCGCACTCGGACGAGAAGCCCTACCAGTGCCCGGTGTGCCAACAGCGCTTCAAGCGCAAGGACCGCATGAGCTACCACGTGCGCTCACATGACGGCGCTGTACACAAGCCCTACAACTGCTCCCACTGTGGCAAGAGCTTCTCCCG GCCGGATCACCTCAACAGTCACGTCAGACAAGTGCACTCAACAGAACGGCCGTTCAAATGTGAG aAATGTGAGGCAGCTTTCGCCACGAAGGATCGGCTGCGGGCGCACACAGTACGACACGAGGAGAAGGTGCCATGTCACGTGTGTGGGAAGATGCTGAGTTCGGCTTATATTTCGGACCACATGAAGGTGCACAGCCAGGGCCCTCACCATGTCTGTGAGCTCTGCAACAAAG GTACTGGTGAGGTTTGTCCAatggcggcggcagcagcagcggcggcagcggcggcagcTGCGGCAGCGGCAGTAGCAGCTCCTCCCACAGCTGTGGGCTCCCTCTCGGGGGCAGAGGGGGTGCCTGTGAGCTCTCAGCCACTTCCCTCCCAGCCCTGGTGA
- the MAZ gene encoding myc-associated zinc finger protein isoform X1 translates to MFPVFPCTLLAPPFPVLGLDSRGVGGLMNSFPPPQGHAQNPLQVGAELQSRFFASQGCAQSPFQAAPAPPPTPQAPAAEPLQVDLLPVLAAAQESAAAAAAAAAAAAAVAAAPPAPAAASTVDTAALKQPPAPPPPPPPVSAPAAEAAPPASAATIAAAAAATAVVAPTSTVAVAPVASALEKKTKSKGPYICALCAKEFKNGYNLRRHEAIHTGAKAGRVPSGAMKMPTMVPLSLLSVPQLSGAGGGGGEAGAGGGAAAVAAGGVVTTTASGKRIRKNHACEMCGKAFRDVYHLNRHKLSHSDEKPYQCPVCQQRFKRKDRMSYHVRSHDGAVHKPYNCSHCGKSFSRPDHLNSHVRQVHSTERPFKCEKCEAAFATKDRLRAHTVRHEEKVPCHVCGKMLSSAYISDHMKVHSQGPHHVCELCNKGFTTAAYLRIHAVKDHGLQAPRADRILCKLCSVHCKTPAQLAGHMQTHLGGAAPPVPGDAPQPQPTC, encoded by the exons ATGTTCCCGGTGTTCCCTTGCACGCTGCTGGCCCCCCCCTTCCCCGTGCTGGGCCTGGACTCCCGGGGGGTGGGCGGCCTCATGAACTCCTTCCCGCCACCTCAGGGTCACGCCCAGAACCCCCTGCAGGTCGGGGCTGAGCTCCAGTCCCGCTTCTTTGCCTCCCAGGGCTGCGCCCAGAGTCCATTCCAG GCCGCACCGGCGCCCCCGCCCACGCCCCAGGCCCCGGCGGCCGAGCCCCTCCAGGTGGACTTGCTCCCCGTGCTCGCTGCTGCCCAGGAGTCCGCCGCGGCCGctgcggccgccgccgccgctgctgctgccGTCGCTGCCGCGCCCCCGGCTCCGGCCGCCGCCTCCACGGTGGACACAGCGGCCCTGAAACAGCCCCCGGCGCCCCCTCCGCCACCCCCACCCGTGTCGGCGCCTGCGGCCGAGGCCGCGCCCCCCGCCTCCGCCGCCACCAtcgccgcggcggcggcggccaccGCCGTCGTAGCCCCAACATCGACGGTTGCCGTGGCCCCAGTCGCTTCTGCCTTGGAGAAGAAGACAAAGAGCAAGGGGCCCTACATCTGCGCTCTCTGCgccaaggagttcaagaacgGCTACAACCTCCGGAGGCACGAAGCCATCCACACGGGAGCCAAGGCCGGCCGGGTCCCCTCGGGTGCTATGAAGATGCCCACTATGGTGCCCCTGAGTCTCCTGAGCGTACCCCAGCTGAGCGGAGCCggcgggggagggggagaagcGGGTGCCGGCGGCGGCGCGGCCGCAGTGGCTGCTGGTGGCGTGGTGACCACGACCGCCTCGGGGAAGCGCATCCGGAAGAACCACGCCTGCGAGATGTGCGGCAAGGCCTTCCGCGATGTCTACCACCTGAACCGACACAAGCTGTCGCACTCGGACGAGAAGCCCTACCAGTGCCCGGTGTGCCAACAGCGCTTCAAGCGCAAGGACCGCATGAGCTACCACGTGCGCTCACATGACGGCGCTGTACACAAGCCCTACAACTGCTCCCACTGTGGCAAGAGCTTCTCCCG GCCGGATCACCTCAACAGTCACGTCAGACAAGTGCACTCAACAGAACGGCCGTTCAAATGTGAG aAATGTGAGGCAGCTTTCGCCACGAAGGATCGGCTGCGGGCGCACACAGTACGACACGAGGAGAAGGTGCCATGTCACGTGTGTGGGAAGATGCTGAGTTCGGCTTATATTTCGGACCACATGAAGGTGCACAGCCAGGGCCCTCACCATGTCTGTGAGCTCTGCAACAAAG GCTTCACCACGGCAGCATACCTGCGCATCCACGCGGTGAAGGACCACGGGCTCCAGGCCCCGCGGGCTGACCGCATCCTGTGCAAGCTGTGCAGCGTGCACTGCAAGACCCCTGCCCAGCTGGCCGGCCACATGCAGACCCATCTGGGGGGGGCCGCCCCCCCTGTCCCAGGAGACGCCCCCCAGCCACAGCCCACCTGCTGA